Proteins from one Campylobacter concisus genomic window:
- a CDS encoding alanine/glycine:cation symporter family protein: MPTNFAEILNNCVESINSFLWGPYFLITLLCGTGLFFTIRLGFVQIFKFKMGLRELFGNFSLHGEAAGKAGMSQFQAVATAIAAQVGTGNLVGATTALIMGGPGAIFWMWCAAFLGMATNFAEICLAQIYRTKDDSGHTIGGPAFYISRGLKGKWAKILAGFFAIAIIIALGFIGNMVQANSISDGFKGAFGIPQWITGAFLAIICAVIFIGGVKAIARVAEKIVPLMALLYVGVGLIIIALNFHEIPDAVLLIYKAAFDPSAAWGGATGASIAAAMRYGIARGLFSNEAGMGSTPHAHAAANVKHPVDQAVLGIMSVFVDTFIVLNITVFVVLTANVISFENGKAVFTGITLVQEAFSSHIFGKVGGYSFVAVCLFFFAFTTILGWYYFAEINVRYLLGAKAVRAFQILVVVFVFLGSLQKVDFVWSLADMFNGLMVVPNLIAIIILSPIVAKLLKDHDAGKEYDVKDYLK, translated from the coding sequence ATGCCTACAAATTTTGCTGAAATTTTAAATAATTGTGTTGAAAGTATAAATTCATTTCTTTGGGGTCCATACTTCCTTATTACCCTACTTTGCGGCACTGGACTATTTTTTACTATTAGGCTTGGGTTTGTTCAAATTTTTAAGTTTAAAATGGGCCTAAGAGAGCTTTTTGGAAATTTTTCACTTCACGGCGAAGCTGCTGGCAAGGCTGGCATGAGCCAGTTTCAAGCAGTTGCAACCGCAATCGCCGCACAAGTTGGCACTGGCAATCTAGTAGGTGCGACAACGGCTCTTATCATGGGCGGTCCTGGAGCAATATTTTGGATGTGGTGCGCTGCATTTTTAGGTATGGCTACAAATTTTGCTGAAATTTGCCTAGCTCAAATTTACCGTACAAAAGACGATAGCGGGCACACGATAGGCGGCCCGGCATTTTATATAAGTCGTGGATTAAAGGGGAAATGGGCAAAAATTTTAGCTGGATTTTTTGCTATCGCTATCATTATCGCACTTGGCTTTATCGGCAACATGGTGCAAGCAAACTCGATCTCAGACGGCTTTAAAGGTGCCTTTGGTATACCTCAGTGGATAACTGGAGCTTTTTTAGCAATCATCTGCGCAGTCATCTTTATAGGTGGCGTAAAGGCGATCGCAAGAGTGGCTGAAAAGATCGTGCCTTTGATGGCTTTACTTTATGTAGGTGTTGGACTAATCATTATCGCTTTAAATTTTCACGAAATCCCAGATGCAGTTTTGCTTATCTACAAAGCAGCGTTTGATCCTTCAGCTGCGTGGGGTGGAGCTACTGGAGCTAGCATAGCAGCTGCGATGAGATACGGCATAGCAAGAGGGCTTTTTAGCAATGAAGCTGGCATGGGCTCAACTCCACACGCACACGCTGCAGCTAATGTCAAACACCCGGTAGATCAAGCAGTACTTGGTATAATGAGCGTATTTGTAGATACTTTTATCGTTTTAAATATCACCGTTTTTGTAGTGCTTACTGCAAATGTTATCAGCTTTGAAAACGGCAAGGCGGTCTTTACAGGCATAACCTTAGTGCAAGAGGCCTTCTCATCGCATATCTTTGGTAAGGTTGGCGGATATAGTTTTGTAGCTGTTTGCCTATTTTTCTTTGCATTTACAACGATTCTTGGATGGTACTATTTTGCCGAGATCAACGTAAGATACCTTCTTGGGGCAAAAGCGGTCAGAGCTTTTCAGATTTTAGTAGTCGTTTTTGTATTTTTGGGAAGCTTGCAAAAGGTTGATTTTGTATGGAGTCTAGCAGATATGTTTAATGGCTTGATGGTTGTGCCAAATTTAATTGCCATAATCATTTTAAGCCCTATCGTGGCGAAGCTTTTAAAAGATCACGATGCTGGCAAAGAGTATGATGTGAAAGATTATTTGAAATAA
- a CDS encoding replication-associated recombination protein A — protein sequence MFRPKNLDEICGQKAVKAAFLKFIATSKLPHSIFYGPAGCGKTSFARAVASGANYDFYEFDGGNLKIDDFRKILKNYENALNKPLFFIDEIHRLSKTQQEALLIPMENYKALVIGASTENPFFTLSSGIRSRSMLFEFRPLSSSDFEELLDNIREQISFSIDEEAKEYLFKSSGGDARAMLNLLEFAVTLDENVSLENLKILRQNALKEGAKEDDTHYELASAFIKSMRGSDENAVIYYLARLIDSGESADFIARRMAIFASEDIGNANPNALNLAASTLSAVKEIGFPEARIILAQCAIYLASSPKSNSSYNAINAALRYVQSEEILKIPPYLKNHTKESKDYLYPHDFGGWVEQKYLEKPLVFYKSKGIGFEKTLNEWLEKIKSKG from the coding sequence ATGTTTAGGCCAAAAAATTTGGATGAAATTTGCGGTCAAAAGGCGGTTAAAGCGGCATTTTTAAAATTTATAGCCACAAGCAAGTTACCGCACTCTATATTTTACGGTCCAGCAGGCTGTGGCAAGACGAGCTTTGCAAGAGCAGTAGCAAGTGGGGCAAACTACGACTTTTACGAGTTTGATGGCGGAAATTTAAAAATAGATGACTTTCGCAAAATTTTAAAAAACTACGAAAACGCCCTAAACAAGCCACTCTTTTTCATAGACGAGATCCACCGCCTAAGCAAAACCCAACAAGAAGCACTGCTAATTCCCATGGAAAACTACAAGGCCCTAGTTATCGGCGCTAGCACCGAAAATCCCTTTTTCACGCTAAGCTCAGGTATCAGAAGCCGCTCGATGCTCTTTGAGTTTAGACCGCTTAGCAGTAGCGATTTTGAGGAGCTTCTTGACAATATAAGAGAGCAAATTTCATTTAGCATAGACGAGGAGGCAAAGGAATATCTTTTTAAAAGTAGTGGCGGCGACGCAAGAGCCATGCTAAATTTACTAGAATTTGCCGTCACACTTGATGAAAATGTGAGCTTAGAAAATTTAAAAATACTTCGCCAAAACGCCCTAAAAGAGGGGGCAAAAGAGGATGACACGCACTACGAGCTAGCAAGCGCTTTTATAAAAAGTATGCGTGGAAGCGACGAAAACGCCGTTATCTACTATCTCGCAAGGCTCATAGACTCTGGCGAGAGTGCGGACTTCATCGCTAGAAGGATGGCGATATTTGCCAGCGAAGACATCGGCAACGCAAACCCAAATGCGCTAAATTTAGCCGCAAGTACGCTAAGCGCGGTAAAAGAGATAGGCTTTCCAGAGGCTAGGATCATACTGGCTCAGTGTGCTATCTATCTAGCTAGCTCGCCAAAGTCAAACTCCAGCTACAACGCGATAAATGCCGCTCTAAGATACGTGCAAAGCGAAGAAATTTTAAAGATCCCGCCATATCTAAAAAATCACACAAAAGAGAGCAAAGACTACCTTTATCCGCATGATTTTGGCGGCTGGGTCGAGCAAAAATATTTAGAAAAACCGCTCGTTTTTTACAAAAGCAAGGGCATAGGCTTTGAAAAAACGCTAAATGAGTGGCTAGAGAAAATAAAATCCAAGGGCTAA
- a CDS encoding pyridoxamine 5'-phosphate oxidase family protein: MRRKDRELSREDGLKIIDECEYAVISCVDDEGEIFSVPISPVRVGESIFIHGATAGCKAKLLQDGRKVEFVCVSFNKVPHLNDSELEAIKDDGKALGGKVFTTEYKSAITKTRAYEVKDEAKRYEILKILSQKYTAYAMSTFDVAAEYGLKNMKIYELKIESLSAKAKILPKPAK; the protein is encoded by the coding sequence ATGAGACGAAAAGATAGAGAGCTAAGCCGCGAAGATGGCCTAAAAATCATAGATGAATGCGAATATGCAGTAATTTCATGCGTGGATGATGAGGGAGAAATTTTTAGCGTACCGATCTCGCCTGTTAGAGTTGGTGAAAGCATTTTTATACACGGAGCTACCGCTGGCTGTAAGGCAAAACTACTTCAAGATGGACGAAAAGTGGAGTTTGTTTGTGTAAGCTTTAATAAAGTCCCGCATCTAAATGATAGCGAGCTAGAGGCGATAAAAGACGACGGCAAGGCACTTGGTGGCAAGGTTTTTACGACTGAATATAAAAGTGCCATCACAAAAACAAGAGCTTACGAAGTGAAAGATGAAGCCAAAAGATATGAAATTTTAAAAATTCTCAGCCAGAAATACACCGCCTATGCGATGAGCACCTTTGACGTAGCGGCCGAGTATGGGCTAAAAAACATGAAAATTTACGAGCTAAAGATAGAGAGCCTTAGCGCAAAGGCCAAAATTTTGCCAAAACCAGCAAAGTAA
- the ung gene encoding uracil-DNA glycosylase produces the protein MQINLDDVKIEPSWKEVLKDELLSENFARIKENFLKAKSAGVVYPPSVLIFNAFNLTPFHSVKVVILGQDPYHGANQAMGLSFSVPNGVKVPPSLVNIYKEIYADLGIKEPNSGDLTKWAKQGVLLLNSTLSVSAGVANSHASFGWQGFTDAVIKKVSQNLQKVVFMLWGNPARAKAPLIDASKHLILEAAHPSPLARGAFFGCRHFSKANIYLANHGKTPIDWDLNVKI, from the coding sequence ATGCAAATAAATTTAGACGATGTAAAGATCGAGCCAAGCTGGAAAGAGGTGCTAAAAGATGAGCTTTTGAGTGAAAATTTCGCTCGCATTAAAGAAAATTTCTTAAAAGCAAAGAGTGCTGGCGTCGTCTATCCACCAAGTGTGCTTATATTTAATGCATTTAATCTAACGCCTTTTCACTCTGTCAAAGTCGTCATCCTAGGCCAAGATCCATACCACGGTGCAAATCAAGCCATGGGGCTAAGCTTTTCGGTACCAAATGGCGTAAAAGTCCCGCCAAGTCTTGTGAATATATATAAAGAAATTTACGCTGATCTTGGCATAAAAGAGCCAAATAGCGGCGATCTCACAAAGTGGGCAAAGCAAGGCGTGCTACTACTAAACTCAACTTTAAGCGTTAGCGCTGGAGTGGCAAATTCTCATGCAAGCTTTGGCTGGCAGGGCTTTACTGACGCTGTAATAAAAAAAGTTAGCCAAAATTTACAAAAAGTAGTTTTTATGCTTTGGGGCAATCCAGCTAGAGCCAAAGCACCGCTCATTGACGCCAGCAAGCACCTCATCTTAGAGGCAGCACATCCAAGCCCACTGGCTCGTGGCGCATTTTTTGGCTGCCGACACTTTTCAAAGGCAAATATCTATCTAGCAAACCATGGCAAAACGCCAATAGACTGGGATCTAAACGTAAAAATTTGA
- a CDS encoding YbaK/EbsC family protein produces the protein MSEQIFNKIYELLSKNEAKFKVLNHESATTSEEVAKLRGTKMSQGAKALVCSIKGVDEEKFRQIFKDENVLNDYLLSDEKPAMKAGKAYILAILPADMQANLDSLTQKFDGKRASLASPDEVLALADCVFGSVPPFSFHKNLHIVVDERLLQRNDEIAFNAGLLDRSIILNTKDYTKIVRPTLINFAE, from the coding sequence GTGTCTGAGCAAATTTTTAATAAGATCTATGAGCTTCTTAGTAAGAATGAAGCCAAATTTAAAGTCCTAAATCATGAGAGTGCGACCACTTCAGAAGAGGTAGCAAAACTTAGGGGAACAAAGATGAGTCAAGGCGCAAAGGCTCTGGTTTGCTCTATTAAAGGGGTGGATGAGGAGAAATTTAGGCAAATTTTTAAAGATGAAAATGTGCTAAATGATTATTTGCTAAGCGATGAAAAGCCAGCGATGAAGGCTGGTAAAGCTTATATTTTGGCTATTTTGCCAGCCGATATGCAAGCAAATCTTGATAGCTTGACACAAAAATTTGACGGCAAAAGAGCAAGCCTAGCTAGTCCAGATGAAGTTTTGGCATTGGCAGATTGTGTTTTTGGTTCAGTGCCACCATTTAGCTTTCATAAAAATTTACACATCGTAGTTGATGAAAGGTTGCTACAAAGAAACGATGAGATCGCATTTAATGCTGGACTACTTGATAGATCGATCATTTTAAATACAAAAGATTATACAAAGATAGTGCGACCAACGCTAATAAATTTTGCAGAATGA
- the thrS gene encoding threonine--tRNA ligase, producing MSDIIAYKLNGEIVDTQSIAGRENSAEPIYFDNSKEALHVIRHSCAHLMAQAIKSLYPKAKFFVGPNVEDGFYYDFRVDDEGTKLGESDLAAIEEKMKELAEKKIDIIKTCSTKANMSDKFKDDDLKQEVLKRIPDGEVSSYAQGDFEDLCRGPHVPNTKFLKFFKLTRVAGAYLGGDESREMLTRIYGTAYADKESLKEHIRIIEEAKKRDHRKLGTEMKLFTFDEEVGGGLPIWLPNGGRLRSKLEQILYKAHRDRGYEPVRGPELLKADVWRRSGHYANYKENMYFTTIDETEYGIKPMNCVGHIKVYQSDIRSYRDLPLKFFEYGVVHRHEKSGVLHGLFRVREFAQDDSHIFCMPSQIKENILEILKFAGTIMENFGFHYEMEISTKPAKAIGGDEIWETATKALKEALDENGFKYGIDEGGGAFYGPKIDIKITDALKRKWQCGTIQVDFNLPERFDLGYIDANNERQRPVMLHRALLGSFERFIGILLEHTAGELPFFIAPTQVVIVPISDAHLDYAKEISRELRKINVDSEIASKNESLNKRIRTAEKQRVPMIVVLGDNEVANKSVALRDRQARMQSDMSLAEFINLTKEKLSEVHF from the coding sequence ATGAGCGATATCATCGCATACAAACTAAATGGCGAAATAGTCGATACCCAAAGTATCGCAGGGCGTGAGAATAGTGCTGAGCCTATCTATTTTGACAACTCAAAAGAGGCACTACACGTTATCAGACACTCCTGTGCGCACCTAATGGCACAAGCTATCAAATCACTCTATCCAAAGGCGAAATTCTTTGTCGGACCAAACGTAGAAGATGGATTTTATTATGATTTTAGAGTTGATGATGAGGGTACGAAGCTAGGCGAGAGCGATCTAGCTGCGATCGAAGAAAAAATGAAAGAGCTTGCTGAGAAGAAAATTGATATCATCAAAACTTGCTCAACCAAAGCTAATATGAGCGATAAATTTAAAGACGACGACCTAAAACAAGAGGTCTTAAAAAGAATTCCAGATGGCGAAGTGAGCAGCTACGCGCAAGGTGATTTTGAAGACCTTTGCCGCGGACCACATGTGCCAAATACTAAATTTTTAAAATTTTTCAAGCTTACACGCGTGGCTGGGGCTTATCTTGGAGGCGATGAGAGCCGTGAGATGCTAACTAGAATTTATGGCACAGCTTATGCAGATAAAGAGAGCTTAAAAGAGCACATCCGAATCATCGAAGAGGCCAAAAAGCGTGACCACAGAAAGCTTGGCACCGAGATGAAACTATTTACTTTTGATGAAGAAGTGGGCGGTGGTTTGCCGATATGGCTGCCAAACGGCGGACGCTTGAGATCAAAACTAGAGCAAATTTTATACAAAGCTCACCGCGACCGCGGCTACGAGCCAGTGCGTGGGCCTGAGCTTTTAAAGGCCGACGTGTGGAGAAGAAGCGGTCACTACGCAAACTACAAAGAAAATATGTACTTTACGACGATCGACGAGACAGAGTACGGCATTAAGCCGATGAACTGCGTTGGTCATATCAAAGTTTATCAAAGTGATATCAGGTCTTACCGCGACTTGCCGCTTAAATTTTTCGAATACGGCGTCGTACATCGCCATGAAAAAAGTGGCGTTTTACATGGACTTTTTAGAGTTCGCGAATTTGCCCAGGATGACTCACATATCTTTTGTATGCCAAGTCAAATCAAAGAAAATATCCTAGAAATTTTAAAATTTGCTGGCACGATAATGGAAAATTTTGGCTTTCACTACGAGATGGAGATTTCGACCAAGCCTGCAAAAGCGATCGGTGGGGACGAAATTTGGGAAACTGCTACAAAAGCGCTAAAAGAAGCGCTTGATGAAAATGGCTTTAAATATGGCATCGACGAGGGCGGTGGCGCATTTTATGGTCCAAAGATCGACATTAAGATAACTGACGCGCTTAAGAGAAAGTGGCAATGCGGCACGATCCAGGTCGATTTTAACCTGCCTGAGCGCTTTGATCTGGGCTACATCGACGCAAATAACGAAAGACAACGCCCTGTAATGCTTCACAGAGCACTGCTTGGCAGTTTTGAGAGATTCATAGGAATTTTACTTGAGCACACTGCTGGTGAGCTACCATTTTTTATCGCTCCTACGCAAGTCGTCATTGTACCTATTAGCGACGCACATTTAGATTACGCAAAAGAAATTTCACGTGAGCTAAGAAAGATCAACGTCGATAGCGAGATCGCAAGTAAAAATGAGAGTTTAAATAAGAGAATAAGAACGGCTGAAAAACAAAGGGTGCCTATGATAGTCGTGCTAGGAGACAACGAAGTAGCGAACAAGAGCGTTGCGTTGCGCGATAGACAGGCTAGGATGCAGAGCGATATGAGCTTGGCGGAATTTATAAATTTAACGAAGGAGAAACTTAGTGAGGTACATTTTTGA
- the infC gene encoding translation initiation factor IF-3 has protein sequence MSKENEVLLNEDIRAREVRCVGDDGTAYGVISREEALEISNKLGLDLVLIAPDAKPPVCKIMDYGKFRYQQEKKQKEAKKKQKTIEIKEIKLSVKIAQNDINYKVKHASEFLQDGKHVKFRVFLKGREMSTPEAGVAMLEKVWEMIKDEADRDKEPIIEGRYVNMLVTPKKG, from the coding sequence TTGAGTAAGGAAAATGAAGTATTGCTCAATGAGGACATAAGGGCGAGAGAGGTAAGATGTGTAGGGGATGATGGCACAGCATACGGTGTCATCTCAAGAGAAGAGGCTTTAGAGATCTCAAATAAGCTTGGGCTTGATCTAGTGCTTATAGCGCCAGATGCGAAACCACCAGTTTGCAAGATAATGGACTATGGTAAATTCCGCTATCAGCAAGAGAAAAAGCAAAAAGAGGCTAAGAAAAAGCAAAAAACCATCGAGATAAAAGAGATAAAACTCTCTGTCAAGATCGCCCAAAACGATATAAACTACAAGGTTAAACACGCAAGCGAGTTTTTGCAAGATGGCAAACACGTTAAATTTCGTGTATTTTTAAAGGGTCGCGAGATGAGCACTCCAGAAGCTGGCGTAGCTATGCTTGAGAAGGTCTGGGAGATGATCAAAGATGAAGCTGACCGCGACAAAGAGCCTATAATAGAAGGTCGTTATGTAAATATGCTTGTAACTCCAAAAAAGGGTTAA
- the gdhA gene encoding NADP-specific glutamate dehydrogenase has translation MSEYIEQTMEWIKKTNPGQGVFVQAATEVLNSLEPLIKRESKYQKHAILERIVIPERTVIFRVTYTGDDGRPKVNNGYRVQFNSAVGPYKGGLRLHPSVDLGVLKFLGFEQIFKNSLTGVNIGGAKGGSTFDPKGKSEGEIMRFCQAFMSELYRHIGNTVDVPAGDIGVGAREIGYMFGQYKKLTGRFDGILTGKGLNWGGSLARTEATGYGLVYFTQNMLQKAGLALEGKKCSISGSGNVAIYTVEKLYQVGALPITVSDSNGYVYDAEGIDLAVLKELKEVKRARLSEYVKFRPNAKYVSVSEYKEGRNGVWDVPCDGAFPCATQNELHLADIKTLYTNGCRFVAEGANMPSTLDAINFMLAQNDFYFAPAKAANAGGVGTSGLEMMQNAGMTSWSFEEVDHRLHGIMNHIFELSYETSKEFGDEGNLVLGSNIAGFRKVADAMIDQGYV, from the coding sequence ATGAGCGAGTACATCGAACAAACGATGGAGTGGATAAAGAAGACCAACCCGGGTCAAGGCGTCTTTGTCCAAGCTGCGACTGAGGTTTTAAACAGCCTAGAGCCGCTTATCAAAAGAGAGAGCAAGTACCAAAAACACGCGATCCTAGAGCGCATCGTCATCCCTGAGCGCACGGTGATCTTTCGCGTGACATACACAGGCGATGATGGCAGACCAAAGGTAAATAACGGCTACCGCGTGCAGTTTAACTCAGCCGTTGGCCCATACAAAGGCGGTCTAAGGCTCCACCCAAGCGTCGATCTTGGTGTGCTAAAATTTCTTGGATTTGAGCAAATTTTCAAAAACTCGCTCACTGGCGTAAATATCGGCGGTGCAAAAGGCGGCAGCACCTTTGATCCAAAGGGCAAGAGCGAAGGCGAGATAATGCGCTTTTGCCAAGCGTTTATGAGCGAGCTTTACCGCCACATCGGCAACACCGTAGACGTGCCCGCAGGCGACATCGGCGTGGGCGCGCGCGAGATCGGCTATATGTTTGGGCAGTATAAAAAACTCACGGGCAGATTTGACGGTATACTCACGGGCAAAGGCCTAAACTGGGGCGGCAGCCTAGCGCGCACGGAGGCGACCGGATACGGGCTGGTATATTTCACGCAAAACATGCTGCAAAAAGCGGGCCTTGCCCTCGAGGGCAAAAAATGCAGCATAAGCGGTAGCGGAAACGTCGCCATCTACACGGTAGAAAAGCTCTATCAAGTAGGCGCTCTGCCTATCACGGTTTCTGATTCAAACGGATACGTTTACGACGCAGAGGGCATCGATCTAGCGGTGCTTAAAGAGCTAAAAGAAGTAAAACGCGCGCGCCTTAGCGAATACGTCAAATTTAGACCGAACGCAAAATACGTAAGCGTAAGCGAGTACAAAGAGGGCAGAAACGGCGTGTGGGACGTGCCGTGCGACGGAGCGTTTCCGTGCGCGACGCAAAACGAGCTGCATCTAGCCGACATCAAGACGCTCTACACTAACGGCTGTCGCTTCGTGGCTGAGGGAGCAAATATGCCAAGCACGCTTGATGCGATAAATTTCATGCTAGCGCAAAATGATTTTTACTTTGCTCCGGCAAAGGCGGCAAACGCGGGCGGCGTGGGCACAAGCGGCCTTGAGATGATGCAAAATGCTGGCATGACTTCGTGGAGCTTTGAGGAGGTCGATCACAGACTGCACGGCATCATGAATCATATCTTCGAGCTTAGCTACGAGACTAGCAAGGAGTTTGGCGACGAGGGAAATCTGGTGCTTGGCTCAAATATCGCGGGCTTTAGAAAAGTGGCCGATGCTATGATAGATCAGGGATATGTGTAG
- a CDS encoding SMI1/KNR4 family protein — MFLKLNQIAQKLDQIFLLLEQEGMTGMRLLLQNDVKATAQALKNAQEALGVIFPAKFTKLLSKFNLGNFEIYNVKFGSRGDYASELVRLNSTDEFGGKWWQGEARPANLIVFAVGDPWIFLLDCTSGAVYAWLLEDEELCSRCVASDFEKFFIALASTYIARLSDEAMPSVQNILNFVQADDVALSFWQEMAQI; from the coding sequence ATGTTTTTAAAGTTAAACCAGATAGCTCAAAAATTAGATCAAATTTTCTTGCTACTAGAGCAAGAGGGTATGACTGGCATGAGACTCTTGCTTCAAAATGATGTTAAAGCCACCGCACAAGCACTTAAAAACGCACAAGAAGCTCTTGGCGTAATTTTCCCAGCTAAATTTACAAAGCTCTTAAGCAAATTTAACCTTGGAAATTTTGAAATTTACAATGTCAAATTTGGCTCCAGAGGCGACTATGCAAGCGAGCTAGTGCGCCTAAACAGCACAGATGAGTTTGGTGGCAAATGGTGGCAGGGTGAAGCTCGCCCAGCAAATTTGATAGTTTTTGCCGTGGGTGATCCTTGGATATTTTTGCTTGATTGCACGAGTGGTGCGGTCTATGCGTGGCTACTTGAAGATGAGGAGCTTTGCAGCAGGTGCGTTGCGAGTGACTTTGAAAAATTTTTCATAGCGCTTGCCAGCACCTATATAGCAAGGCTAAGCGATGAAGCCATGCCATCAGTCCAGAATATCCTAAATTTTGTCCAAGCAGACGACGTAGCACTTTCTTTTTGGCAAGAGATGGCGCAAATTTAG
- a CDS encoding PQQ-like beta-propeller repeat protein, whose amino-acid sequence MLYFGTAGKGGHLYTVEAKSGEVIFKFKTSGAEHFVWVEGQILLANRKNKPVLISAKDGLLLKEIEFEKFRLSADQIMLVSGGRLYAVANDGAKIYAVCARI is encoded by the coding sequence ATGCTTTACTTTGGCACTGCTGGCAAAGGCGGACATCTCTATACCGTTGAGGCGAAAAGTGGCGAAGTGATATTTAAATTTAAAACAAGTGGCGCGGAGCATTTTGTTTGGGTCGAGGGTCAAATTTTGCTCGCAAACCGCAAAAATAAACCAGTTTTGATAAGCGCCAAAGATGGCTTGCTTTTAAAAGAGATAGAGTTTGAGAAATTTAGACTTAGCGCAGATCAGATCATGCTAGTAAGCGGTGGCAGGCTCTATGCTGTGGCAAATGACGGAGCTAAAATTTACGCAGTTTGCGCAAGAATTTAG
- a CDS encoding acetyl-CoA carboxylase subunit A: MIHKILIANRGEIAVRIVRACRDLHIQSVGIYTAPDSECLHVRIADEAYQVGEDPIKGYLDAKAIVKLAKECGADAIHPGYGFLSENYEFAKAVEDAGLIFIGPKAEVIRKMGDKNIARYLMKRNGIPIVPGTEKLNDESMDAIKEHARRIGYPVILKASGGGGGRGIREVWQEEDMQDAFESCTREAKAYFNNDEVFMEKLVVNPRHIEFQILGDNYGNIIHLCERDCSIQRRHQKIIEIAPCPSISENLRKIMGVTAVAAAKAVGYSNVGTIEFLLDDYNNFYFMEMNTRIQVEHGITEEITGHDLVVRQIRIAAGEILEIEQSDIKPRGYAIEARITAENVWENFIPAPGTIEGYYPALGPSVRVDSHVYKDYTIPPFYDSLIAKLIVKATDYDLAVNKLERALEEFTIEGVRTIIPFLLTISKSKEFRRGFFDTSYVEKNLKTILENTYDDMNKEPNDDLEEVIVEAIKRYKKKR; encoded by the coding sequence ATGATACATAAAATTCTTATCGCAAATCGTGGCGAGATCGCAGTTAGGATAGTCAGAGCTTGTAGGGATTTACACATCCAAAGCGTAGGAATTTACACAGCACCAGACAGCGAGTGCTTACACGTCAGGATCGCTGATGAGGCCTATCAAGTGGGCGAAGATCCGATCAAGGGCTATCTTGACGCCAAAGCTATCGTAAAGCTTGCTAAAGAGTGCGGGGCTGACGCGATACACCCAGGATACGGCTTTTTAAGCGAAAACTACGAATTTGCAAAGGCGGTCGAGGACGCTGGGCTTATCTTTATCGGTCCAAAGGCTGAAGTGATAAGAAAAATGGGTGATAAAAATATCGCAAGATACCTGATGAAGAGAAACGGCATACCAATCGTTCCAGGCACAGAAAAGCTAAATGACGAGAGCATGGATGCCATAAAAGAGCACGCTAGACGCATCGGCTACCCAGTCATCTTAAAAGCAAGCGGTGGTGGTGGTGGCCGTGGCATCAGAGAAGTTTGGCAAGAAGAAGATATGCAAGATGCCTTTGAGTCATGCACCAGAGAGGCAAAAGCATACTTTAACAACGACGAAGTTTTTATGGAGAAGCTTGTCGTCAATCCTCGCCACATCGAGTTTCAAATTTTAGGCGATAACTACGGCAACATCATCCACCTTTGCGAGCGTGACTGCTCTATCCAAAGGCGCCACCAAAAGATCATCGAGATCGCACCTTGCCCATCAATTAGCGAAAATTTAAGAAAGATCATGGGCGTGACCGCAGTGGCTGCTGCAAAGGCTGTGGGCTACTCAAACGTAGGAACGATCGAGTTTTTGCTAGATGACTACAATAACTTTTACTTCATGGAGATGAACACTCGTATCCAAGTGGAGCACGGCATCACTGAAGAGATCACAGGCCATGATCTAGTCGTTAGGCAGATAAGGATCGCTGCGGGCGAGATATTAGAGATCGAGCAAAGCGACATCAAGCCACGCGGCTACGCGATAGAAGCAAGGATCACGGCTGAGAATGTCTGGGAGAATTTCATCCCAGCACCAGGCACGATCGAGGGCTACTACCCAGCTCTTGGCCCATCTGTGCGCGTAGATAGCCACGTCTATAAAGACTACACCATACCGCCATTTTACGACTCACTTATCGCAAAACTGATCGTCAAAGCAACCGACTACGATCTTGCTGTAAATAAGCTTGAAAGAGCACTTGAAGAATTTACCATCGAGGGCGTGCGAACGATCATCCCATTTTTGCTAACGATCAGCAAAAGTAAGGAGTTTAGACGAGGATTTTTCGATACTAGCTACGTTGAGAAAAACTTAAAAACTATCCTTGAAAACACCTATGATGATATGAACAAAGAGCCAAATGACGATCTAGAAGAGGTAATTGTAGAGGCGATAAAAAGATATAAAAAGAAGAGATAA